A window from Scheffersomyces stipitis CBS 6054 chromosome 7, complete sequence encodes these proteins:
- the VCC3.3 gene encoding Vesicle coat complex AP-3, translating to MNTQALGYSIHNPITLDSDSDSDSDQNFEDALDDFSQVDIKCENSNLISTDEHIWSSPQSFRQSSPFSSIQATPLRTNSFKHELDYLAKNYFVFVEPLGYFYSEKRHFFISSDSKYATSKLYIKSKERFLDLISKLTKQSPYYNQIERESNIVNVATIPSPIPGIEIEEFAFCDSCKYTSCIGRVPVKCTSHGYMRRGEGYRVESGGFFLLKEFPRMPSLPDTPPPSTPNMYDRSPTIPCSSPIRRRSRFTNRDLQVEFKGPLITEIRVRESENMTADAFLQKYANIKFIPDVGLYWHEHERVFLDRNSEIVHKSLSSIIDKCKFLETHMHAVMSNSYYWYLLASANTSSEVHICLEWLKEPLSGIEPSKIQYCPDCINSAIIDDHCEVDNLNVLTGMGYRMESGSIFLLASGGGMTDILEDQREEAPDLEYYASDSGAVFSSDEQEAEGSVDYASDMENLTVDGQEGDELTAVNGESESDTLLEDEVQEGDFRSFDDSSDSDNLFVDDAQEDDEEMIDIAIDNDTESDNDESDISAYDTTDDGLDNERDSEENILYDEDPVRISTVSGWSQLKKKGICQISNLLWSRGQQHFLDITSRAFRSFLMGTVSNAQYTQMLEDVEEWVDLMPQYYRIPKDTKGRTFEIPSPFSRLPPKIHTYCSECGFVIGFNENNENLRSSSRHAKNTGHDRFISRQGYAIRAATGFNLLVIFGSNETVSTCESEDGDYDDEDIVIPSFEEGSGSPFTPPEFIVEPYSTDEEASDYEQEPESLPPPSKEEQYEVSELLKHSHGLVYDPIFYLYYYITEERYVDVNSKFFKNTLEDIGDHKSRIRNLVDRVISTQIIDSRKFEKKVTRGHIHWAKELSEVARWKKLCFCKQCYQVFKTKTAFSKHRREYANMSEREHAGHDISADFKGYLLERPKGLYYAIGIPDDVAQAEAAEAEATATAEEIASSKSQWVMGGPGWTVEEYDIKVQWLEGKLGMPPDQFLAKHNYLLVKEVGLYYDFTQKWFRSITHRLSRKVFFGDLISTVRRELISYMLHNMDRKYEYMLAPRHQQQVATLEAAVKYDGPMVAVESGNEEHLDFELVDNCIQPTKYYMCHVCKFIAHHSSVSAHIKQAKHQREEGPEKHVVYGYSVRNVEAKTNYFRIQHNLASSFHEPTDSTADSQIVDPFLSRYKAHEYTKFRSFLNMSNDKRWPRLVQLCKKYVTKKRLALSIGSSLSALIKNPRFCSTPNSASRYGPMLARFLFVAMKMCELKEHKAMEEFEQVFCANKKQGLRRFFGQMTKFGAFWLLSPVLVLQEDDSNAMEDVFMSSLMVCLLDEGGIGFKIKSYRCDFCSGLSFAFKCIAVDVMKKDKSYVRPFVEDCNRAASIALNFGRFCKFSADVHSLSPRTFGRTMNVLHVGDKIRINTFEVGLDDIKKWVHTAIQQYVLEVEELFMDINITPTMAMNEMMAAQKPRVVGMPQTSYNWDQRDIDRCLEINSVDKYDIKSLQYFRRRLSRLNDLFFYMILLTCGSPYRLTELYSVLIRNEERLGSNVFVADGMLGLFTNNGKNSMKYSRERPILKMLPEEVSECLAHYIYFVRPFEHTLVEYQEQTGSLSHIEFKKLSDKYKLHLFVGEKQIKNSTTLGKSFRKFINKTTPKLRGIMYGEIRQVLSYFVGANVSGMIGLQIKIDNTLAEQAGHSFSRFVESYATNRDGYNHVMLQRMRDCSAAWHTCLEMSTLQIFTPSVFTRNEPPKLTGEELIEAGRQMFGQHFKFKEGQQQATSDVANCFSMMVAIDSGKTTCCIIAMLAERTHSLRQTDRGKKTHCVTIFVVPYISTLNSTIRQLTENFNVRTFDGSVGQVNDYDVLLMSLEDGHLRYLNQVVRHFQSTNYQGKTYLRRVVVDDAHILQMKQYVVDGNKNVPVVFLTSFLPQKEDATMSRLFNINSLVRVSSQEPLLPHKEFTLFKKPNTTSICQTVLEKVRSFGSAIVIAESSDKVSYLVSQMADEVPCIGIYGSPVSRTAALNKMANENIRVVVTTAEAMVGLHMLKPTTVLFAYSINNPIELLVGSQMSSGKVDMVLLNFYSSEFQRDLLDTCVNLMVTRHMRLTEQTCYEAGKERCHACVKKRRHA from the coding sequence GTGATTCCTGTAAATACACCAGCTGTATTGGGCGCGTCCCAGTGAAATGTACCAGTCATGGATACATGAGAAGGGGTGAAGGCTATAGAGTGGAACTGGGAggtttctttctattgAAGGAATTCCCACGTATGCCTTCTTTACCTGATACTCCTCCACCAAGCACTCCAAATATGTATGATCGTAGTCCGACCATACCTTGCTCTTCTCCCATCCGCCGCCGATCTCGCTTCACCAATAGAGACTTGCAAGTCGAATTCAAGGGCCCTCTTATCACCGAAATCCGTGTGAGAGAATCTGAGAATATGACCGCTGATGCCTTTTTGCAAAAATACGCCAATATCAAATTCATTCCTGATGTGGGGTTATACTGGCACGAACATGAACGTGTGTTTTTGGATAGAAACTCTGAAATTGTTCACAAATCATTGTCTTCTATCATTGACAAATGcaagtttcttgaaacacACATGCATGCAGTAATGCTGAATTCCTACTACTGGTATTTGTTAGCCAGTGCTAATACGCTGTCCGAGGTACATATATGTCTTGAATGGTTGAAGGAACCTCTAAGTGGCATAGAACCTTCAAAGATCCAGTACTGCCCTGATTGCATCAATTCGGCTATCATCGATGACCATTGTGAGGTCGATAACCTTAATGTTCTAACTGGGATGGGATACAGAATGGAGCTGGGGTCTATTTTCTTATTAGCACTGGGTGGAGGAATGACAGACATTTTGGAAGATCAACGAGAGGAGGCTCCCGATCTCGAATATTATGCCTCTGATTCTGGTGCTGTCTTCCTGAGCgatgaacaagaagctgAGGGGTCAGTAGACTATGCTTCTGATATGGAAAATCTCACAGTAGATGGTCAAGAAGGTGACGAATTGACAGCAGTAAATGGAGAATCTGAGTCGGATACTCTcttagaagatgaagttcaagaaggtgACTTTAGATCATTTGacgattcttctgattcgGATAATCTCTTTGTAGATGATgcacaagaagatgatgaagaaatgattGACATTGCAATAGATAATGATACTGAATCGGATAATGACGAATCAGACATTTCAGCCTATGATACCACCGATGATGGTCTTGATAACGAACgtgattcagaagaaaatatatTATATGATGAAGATCCTGTTAGGATCTCCACTGTTAGTGGATGGTCTCAGCTAAAAAAGAAAGGTATTTGTCAAATTAgcaatcttctttggctgaGAGGACAACAACACTTCCTTGACATCACCTCCAGGGCTTTCAGATCGTTTCTCATGGGTACAGTGTCAAATGCACAATACACCCAGATGTTGGAAGATGTCGAGGAATGGGTCGATCTAATGCCTCAGTACTATAGAATTCCAAAAGATACCAAGGGTAGAACATTTGAAATTCCCCTGCCCTTTTCAAGACTCCCTCCAAAAATACATACCTACTGTTCGGAATGTGGATTTGTAATAGGATTCAACGAGAACAATGAAAACTTGAGAAGCTCTTCCCGTCATGCAAAGAATACTGGTCATGATAGATTCATCAGTCGCCAAGGGTATGCTATCAGAGCCGCAACAGgattcaatctcttggtCATATTTGGGTCTAACGAAACAGTCAGTACATGTGAATCGGAAGATGGCGAttatgatgatgaagatattgttATTCCTTCATTCGAAGAGGGACTGGGTTCACCATTCACACCCCCTGAATTCATAGTGGAGCCGTACTCCACAGACGAAGAGGCCAGCGACTACGAACAAGAGCCTGAATCTCTTCCACCTCCATCTAAGGAAGAACAATATGAAGTGTCCGAACTATTGAAACATTCCCATGGGTTAGTTTACGATCCTATCTTCTACTTGTACTACTACATAACAGAAGAGCGGTATGTTGACGTGAATTCaaagtttttcaaaaacACATTGGAAGATATTGGTGACCACAAAAGCCGCATTCGAAACTTGGTGGACCGTGTCATTAGCACTCAAATCATTGACTCTCGAAAATTCGAGAAGAAAGTAACCAGAGGTCACATCCACTGGGCCAAAGAGTTGTCCGAAGTAGCTCGCTGGAAGAAGCTATGCTTTTGTAAACAATGCTATCAGGTATTCAAAACAAAAACTGCATTTTCCAAGCACAGGCGTGAATATGCGAACATGAGCGAAAGAGAACATGCTGGTCATGATATAAGTGCGGATTTTAAAGGATACCTTTTGGAGCGACCAAAGGGCCTCTACTATGCAATTGGGATTCCAGATGATGTTGCTCAAGCCGAAGCTGCTGAAGCCGAAGCTACCGctactgctgaagaaattgcaagTCTGAAATCGCAATGGGTTATGGGTGGGCCTGGGTGGACGGTGGAAGAATATGATATCAAAGTGCAATGGTTGGAGGGCAAGCTAGGTATGCCTCCCGACCAATTCTTGGCCAAGCACAACTACTTACTAGTGAAGGAGGTTGGTTTATACTACGATTTCACGCAGAAGTGGTTCCGAAGTATAACACACAGGTTGCTGAGGAAGGTCTTCTTCGGCGACTTAATACTGACGGTGAGGCGTGAGTTAATATCTTACATGCTCCACAATATGGATAGAAAGTATGAATACATGTTGGCACCCCGTCACCAGCAGCAAGTTGCTACTTTGGAAGCAGCAGTAAAATATGACGGTCCAATGGTGGCGGTGGAAAGTGGCAACGAAGAGCATCTAGATTTCGAGTTGGTAGATAATTGCATACAGCCAACTAAATACTACATGTGTCATGTGTGTAAGTTCATTGCCCACCACTCCAGCGTCTCCGCTCATATCAAACAAGCCAAGCACCAACGAGAAGAGGGACCTGAAAAACATGTTGTGTATGGTTACAGTGTTCGGAATGTAGAGGCTAAGACAAACTACTTCCGAATTCAACACAATCTAGCCAGTAGTTTTCACGAACCAACAGACAGCACTGCTGACTCTCAAATTGTAGATCCGTTTTTATCCAGATACAAAGCGCATGAGTATACAAAGTTCCGTTCATTTTTGAACATGTCTAATGACAAAAGATGGCCACGTTTGGTACAATTGTGCAAGAAATATGTAACCAAGAAAAGATTAGCTTTGAGCATCGGATCTTCTCTCTCAGCACTCATCAAAAACCCCCGGTTCTGTAGCACTCCAAACTCAGCCCTGCGATACGGACCCATGCTTGCCAGATTCCTCTTTGTTGCCATGAAAATGTGcgagttgaaggaacaCAAAGCAATGGAAGAGTTTGAGCAAGTATTCTGTGCCAACAAAAAACAGGGACTACGAAGATTTTTCGGTCAAATGACGAAATTTGGTGCGTTCTGGTTGTTGTCTCCGGTACTAGTGTTGCAGGAAGACGATTCAAACGCCATGGAAGATGTCTTTATGAGCAGTCTAATGGTGtgtcttcttgatgaaggaGGAATAGgattcaagatcaagtcgtACCGCTGCGATTTTTGCAGTGGTTTATCTTTTGCATTCAAATGCATAGCTGTTGATGTGATGAAAAAAGACAAGTCTTATGTCCGACCTTTTGTTGAGGATTGTAACAGGGCGGCATCCATAGCACTCAACTTTGGCCGATTTTGCAAGTTCAGTGCCGATGTACACTCGTTGAGTCCTCGTACATTTGGAAGGACCATGAACGTGCTACATGTTGGAGACAAAATAAGAATAAATACATTTGAAGTCGGACTCGACGACATCAAAAAATGGGTCCATACTGCCATTCAGCAATAtgtacttgaagttgaggAACTTTTCATGGACATCAACATCACGCCGACCATGGCCATGAATGAGATGATGGCAGCACAAAAACcaagagttgttggaatgCCTCAAACTAGTTACAACTGGGATCAAAGGGATATCGACAGATGCTTGGAAATTAACCTGGTTGATAAGTATGACATCAAGAGTCTTCAGTATTTCCGTCGCCGACTCTCTAGattgaacgacttgtttTTTTAcatgatcttgttgacgTGTGGGTCTCCGTATCGTTTAACGGAATTATACCTGGTTCTTATTCgtaatgaagaaagattggGAAGTAATGTGTTTGTTGCTGATGGGATGCTTGGACTCTTtaccaacaatggaaaGAACAGTATGAAGTATAGTCGAGAACGTCCTATTCTCAAGATGTTGCCCGAAGAGGTGTCAGAGTGCTTGGCTCACTATATCTATTTTGTCAGGCCATTCGAACACACTCTTGTCGAATACCAAGAACAAACCGGTTCATTGAGCCACATagagttcaagaaactaAGTGATAAATACAAGCTCCATTTGTTCGTGGGAGAGAAACAAATCAAAAACAGCACTACTCTTGGAAAATCGTTCCGTAAGTTCATAAATAAAACAACTCCAAAGCTTAGAGGAATCATGTACGGTGAAATAAGACAAGTGCTTTCATATTTTGTTGGGGCGAACGTCTCTGGGATGATTGGATTACAGATCAAGATTGACAACACCCTTGCCGAACAGGCTGGGCATTCGTTTAGTAGGTTTGTCGAAAGTTATGCCACAAATAGAGATGGTTACAATCATGTAATGCTTCAACGAATGAGAGACTGTCTGGCAGCCTGGCATACGTGTTTGGAGATGAGTACTCTTCAGATATTTACGCCTAGCGTATTTACTAGGAACGAACCACCGAAATTGACAGGTGAAGAACTTATAGAGGCTGGCAGACAGATGTTTGGACAAcacttcaagttcaaggagGGCCAGCAACAGGCTACATCGGATGTGGCTAATTGCTTCAGTATGATGGTTGCTATTGACCTGGGAAAGACGACTTGTTGCATCATTGCGATGTTGGCGGAGCGTACCCACAGTCTTCGCCAGACCGACCGAGGTAAAAAGACTCACTGTGTTACGATATTTGTGGTACCTTACATTTCTACACTCAACTCCACCATCCGCCAATTGACCGAAAATTTCAATGTGCGTACGTTTGATGGCTCTGTTGGACAGGTCAACGACTATGATGTGCTATTGATGCTGCTTGAAGACGGCCACCTTAGATATCTTAATCAGGTAGTCAGACATTTTCAGTCTACGAACTATCAAGGCAAGACCTATCTCCGCCGGGTAGTGGTTGACGATGCCCATATCTTGCAGATGAAACAATATGTGGTCGATGGAAACAAAAATGTACCTGTTGTATTTTTGACGTCATTTCTTCCACAGAAGGAAGACGCTACGATGAGTAGATTATTTAATATCAATTCCTTGGTAAGGGTGTCGTCACAGGAACCACTCTTGCCACATAAAGAATTcactcttttcaagaagccTAATACCACTTCAATATGTCAGACGGTTCTAGAAAAAGTTAGGAGTTTCGGTTCGGCAATTGTGATTGCTGAGTCTTCTGATAAAGTGTCATACTTGGTAAGTCAAATGGCCGACGAGGTTCCATGTATAGGTATCTACGGATCCCCAGTCAGCAGAACAGCTGCTTTGAATAAGATGGCCAATGAGAATATCAGGGTTGTGGTTACTACGGCAGAAGCAATGGTGGGTCTTCATATGTTGAAACCTACAACCGTCTTGTTTGCATATTCGATTAATAATCCAATAGAATTGCTTGTTGGCAGTCAAATGAGCAGTGGAAAGGTAGACATGGTATTGCTCAACTTTTATTCGTCTGAGTTTCAACGAGACTTATTGGACACTTGTGTTAATTTAATGGTAACGAGACATATGCGTTTAACGGAACAAACTTGTTATGAGGCTGGTAAGGAGCGGTGTCATGCTTGTgtcaaaaagagaagacatGCTTGA